One Aegilops tauschii subsp. strangulata cultivar AL8/78 chromosome 7, Aet v6.0, whole genome shotgun sequence genomic window carries:
- the LOC109780839 gene encoding protein RGF1 INDUCIBLE TRANSCRIPTION FACTOR 1 isoform X2, translated as MVSVQQSPMVRSEEDLGPPWLRPLLGTSFFVPCPAHPDLSKNECNLFCLGCNHAAGALCSYCVPAHRDHHVVQIRRSSYHNVIRVSEVGKLIDIAHVQTYVINSAKIVFLNGRPQARPGKGVTNTCEICCRSLPDSFRFCSLGCKLGGMQWDPTLTFAIRPKRSQDSGGEGYGSDDDSFSPRKQLRRAGFELGRFDRGVRWSDDEGSKSNTRPMTPTTPPISRCRPSRRKGIPHRAPFYG; from the exons ATGGTGAGCGTGCAGCAGAGCCCCATGGTGCGGTCGGAGGAGGACCTGGGCCCGCCGTGGCTGCGGCCGCTGCTGGGCACGAGCTTCTTCGTGCCCTGCCCGGCGCACCCGGACCTGAGCAAGAACGAGTGCAACCTCTTCTGCCTCGGCTGCAACCACGCCGCCGGCGCCCTCTGCTCCTACTGCGTCCCGGCCCACCGCGACCACCACGTCGTCCAG ATACGTCGTTCGTCGTACCACAACGTGATCCGGGTGTCGGAGGTGGGGAAGCTGATCGACATCGCGCACGTGCAGACGTACGTGATCAACAGCGCTAAGATCGTGTTCCTCAACGGCCGGCCGCAGGCCAGGCCCGGCAAGGGCGTCACCAACACCTGCGAGATCTGCTGCCGCAGCCTCCCGGACTCGTTCCGCTTCTGCTCCCTCGGATGCAAG CTCGGGGGGATGCAGTGGGACCCGACCCTGACATTCGCCATCCGGCCGAAGCGTAGCCAGGACTCCGGCGGAGAAGGGTACGGCTCCGACGATGACTCGTTCAGCCCGAGGAAGCAGCTCCGGAGGGCCGGGTTCGAGCTCGGGCGGTTCGACCGGGGTGTCCGGTGGTCTGATGATGAGGGCAGCAAGTCCAACACCCGTCCGATGACGCCGACCACGCCGCCGATCAGCCGGTGCCGGCCG
- the LOC109780839 gene encoding protein RGF1 INDUCIBLE TRANSCRIPTION FACTOR 1 isoform X1 → MVMVSVQQSPMVRSEEDLGPPWLRPLLGTSFFVPCPAHPDLSKNECNLFCLGCNHAAGALCSYCVPAHRDHHVVQIRRSSYHNVIRVSEVGKLIDIAHVQTYVINSAKIVFLNGRPQARPGKGVTNTCEICCRSLPDSFRFCSLGCKLGGMQWDPTLTFAIRPKRSQDSGGEGYGSDDDSFSPRKQLRRAGFELGRFDRGVRWSDDEGSKSNTRPMTPTTPPISRCRPSRRKGIPHRAPFYG, encoded by the exons ATG GTGATGGTGAGCGTGCAGCAGAGCCCCATGGTGCGGTCGGAGGAGGACCTGGGCCCGCCGTGGCTGCGGCCGCTGCTGGGCACGAGCTTCTTCGTGCCCTGCCCGGCGCACCCGGACCTGAGCAAGAACGAGTGCAACCTCTTCTGCCTCGGCTGCAACCACGCCGCCGGCGCCCTCTGCTCCTACTGCGTCCCGGCCCACCGCGACCACCACGTCGTCCAG ATACGTCGTTCGTCGTACCACAACGTGATCCGGGTGTCGGAGGTGGGGAAGCTGATCGACATCGCGCACGTGCAGACGTACGTGATCAACAGCGCTAAGATCGTGTTCCTCAACGGCCGGCCGCAGGCCAGGCCCGGCAAGGGCGTCACCAACACCTGCGAGATCTGCTGCCGCAGCCTCCCGGACTCGTTCCGCTTCTGCTCCCTCGGATGCAAG CTCGGGGGGATGCAGTGGGACCCGACCCTGACATTCGCCATCCGGCCGAAGCGTAGCCAGGACTCCGGCGGAGAAGGGTACGGCTCCGACGATGACTCGTTCAGCCCGAGGAAGCAGCTCCGGAGGGCCGGGTTCGAGCTCGGGCGGTTCGACCGGGGTGTCCGGTGGTCTGATGATGAGGGCAGCAAGTCCAACACCCGTCCGATGACGCCGACCACGCCGCCGATCAGCCGGTGCCGGCCG
- the LOC109780840 gene encoding galactan beta-1,4-galactosyltransferase GALS1, with amino-acid sequence MRSEAAGGGIAAGPPAPALLCSDLKPFLAALTVLTLLAAAWQLRPYHSLLAAPFSLCPDPAAPSPPRSLAVSGKASSSSSNASSSPKEERPKPDPNRREFRAVGSAAALFVQMGAYRGGPYTFAVVGLASKPVHVYGKPWFRCEWVPNAGAANASASPARPMRAANTYHMLPDWGYGRVYTVVVVNCTFSAAPNADNAGGRLVLNAYYGPSPARYERIEALEEAPGSYDEAAFRPPHRYDYLYCGSSLYGDLSAARVREWMAYHARFFGPRSHFVFHDAGGVGPAVRAALEPWVRAGRATLQDVRAQADYDGWYHNQFLVVNDCLHRYRHAARWTFFFDVDEYIFLPDGRTLEGVLAELDPYTQFTIEQNPMSSRLCARGANDSEADFSKQWGFEKLVFRNSITGVRRDRKYAIQAKNAYATGVHMSENVIGNTTHKTEHLIRYYHYHNTINVPGELCRELVPVPPKGGVTWSEKTPWYYDDSMKRVANAVREFEKRTIGNVRV; translated from the exons ATGCGGAGcgaggcggccggcggcggcatTGCGGCTGGCCCTCCGGCCCCCGCGCTCCTCTGCTCCGACCTCAAGCCCTTCCTCGCCGCGCTCACCGTGCTCAcgctcctcgccgccgcctggCAGCTCCGCCCCTACCACTCCCTGCTCGCCGCCCCGTTCTCCCTCTGCCCGGACCcggccgccccctcgccgccgcgctcgctCGCCGTCTCCGGCAAGGCGTCCAGCTCCAGCTCCAACGCCTCCTCGTCGCCGAAGGAGGAAAGGCCCAAGCCTGACCCGAACAGGCGGGAGTTCCGCGCGGTGGGCAGCGCCGCCGCGCTGTTCGTGCAGATGGGCGCGTACCGCGGCGGGCCGTACACCTTCGCGGTCGTCGGGCTCGCGTCCAAGCCCGTCCACGTCTACGGCAAGCCCTGGTTCCGCTGCGAGTGGGTGCCCAACGCCGGCGCCGCCAACGCCTCCGCCTCGCCGGCGCGGCCGATGCGCGCGGCCAACACGTACCACATGCTCCCGGACTGGGGCTACGGCCGGGTGTACACGGTCGTGGTGGTGAACTGCACCTTCTCGGCGGCGCCCAACGCCGACAATGCCGGGGGCAGGCTGGTGCTCAACGCCTACTACGGGCCGTCGCCGGCGCGGTACGAGCGGATCGAGGCGCTGGAGGAGGCGCCGGGGAGCTACGACGAGGCGGCGTTCCGCCCCCCGCACAGGTACGACTACCTCTACTGCGGCTCGTCGCTGTACGGCGACCTCAGCGCGGCGCGTGTGCGGGAGTGGATGGCGTACCACGCGCGCTTCTTCGGCCCCCGCTCGCACTTCGTCTTCCACGACGCCGGCGGCGTCGGCCCCGCGGTGCGCGCGGCGCTGGAGCCCTGGGTGCGCGCCGGCCGCGCCACGCTGCAGGACGTGCGCGCCCAGGCCGACTACGACGGCTGGTACCACAACCAGTTCCTCGTCGTCAACGACTGCCTCCACCGGTACCGGCACGCCGCCAGGTGGACCTTCTTCTTCGACGTCGACGAGTACATCTTCCTGCCCGACGGCCGGACGCTCGAGGGCGTGCTCGCCGAGCTCGACCCGTACACGCAGTTCACCATCGAGCAGAACCCCATGTCGAGCAGGTTGTGCGCGCGGGGCGCCAACGATTCCGAGGCCGACTTTTCCAA ACAATGGGGGTTTGAGAAGCTGGTTTTCCGGAATTCGATCACCGGGGTGAGGCGCGACAGGAAGTACGCGATCCAGGCCAAGAACGCATACGCCACGGGCGTGCACATGTCCGAGAACGTTATCGGCAACACCACTCACAAGACGGAGCACCTCATCCGGTACTACCACTACCACAACACCATCAACGTTCCCGGCGAGTTATGCCGCGAGCTTGTGCCGGTGCCGCCGAAAGGTGGCGTGACGTGGTCCGAGAAGACGCCCTGGTACTACGACGACAGCATGAAGCGCGTCGCGAACGCGGTGCGGGAGTTTGAGAAGAGAACCATTGGCAATGTGCGTGTGTGA